In the genome of Paenibacillus sp. GP183, the window CGCAAAACATGTAGAATCTTGTCTTCAAATATATAAGAGATTTAGATCATGAAGTGTTAAACCTTGCATTGCTACATTGGAACACTAACTTAAACATTTGCTTTGCTTTAAGCCCTAAATGTGTTCTGCGGCACAATGCCTCCCGGACGTAAAGGCCGCAACTTTATAAGCTTTCAAATTACTCAAGATGTGATAAACTGTATGTTAAAATATCTTCTTACAAATTACATTTTAACCGTTTGCCGGGGGCTGCAATGACAACACTTAGAGCTAAATTTGAAAAAGAGTTTCTCTTAAACAAGAATCCGATCATAACTGAACTTTTGTTAGATCGTTTTATGAACTTGAGCTCTGAATTTATGTGTATTACCACCCTCGAAGAGGGGCAAATCATTTTTGTGAACCATACTTTCCTTGATCGAGTAGGATACGATAAAGAACACGTTCTTGATTCCTCAGTAGTTTGCTTAAATTTATGGGAGAATCCGAACAATCGTGATTCGTTTATTAAATTGCTGCTCAAAAATGGTTCGGTAGAAGATTTTGAACAAAATTTTCGAGACAAACATGGGCGAATTGTGACCTACATACTTTCGGCTGAAATCATCACTCTCTTTGGGGTAAGCTGCATTCTAACCTTTGGGCGGGATGTGTCTAAAAAAACAAGCTTAGAAGAATTCCATCATATTCAAATGGTGGAAGAGTTGCGGCAAACGGTACAAGCATTGAATGGTCTTATAATAAAAATGAAATTGAGAGAAGATGGTCAGCTTGTATATGTGCTCGCCGAAGGCAAAATAGCGGAGGAAGTAGGTTATACAACAGCCAACAGTTACGGCAAAACAGTGGATGAGTTATTTCCTGGTTTGATGGAAATTGAAGGATCTTATTTCAATCAGGCTTTACAAGGACAAGTCGTGAGTTTTGAGATCGAGCTAGGACAACGAATGTTACTCAAAACACTTTATCCCTACCGTGAACACAACCGAATCACAGGAATTTTAGTCTCAGCTGTAGACATCACTGAACGAAAAAACTTAGAAAGACTGCTTCAAATCTCAGAGCTTAATTCTGCTTTGGGGCAGCTGGCGGCAGGTGCTGCACACGAGATTAGAAATCCACTTACATCTATTCAGGGATTTGTTCAATTGCTTGGAGAAATGACCGAAAAACATGGTCTTATAAAGGGAAAAGAATATGTGAATTTGATATTGACAGAACTAACCCGTATTAATCATCTGGTAACCGAGATGTTATGGTTACAGAAGCCTAAAGAAGACAAACAAGAGCTTTTTAATGTGCTCACTTTAATAAATGAGATTCTTCCCTTAATTAAAATGGAAGCAAACTTGAAGAGTATACAAGTTATTACAGACTTAGACTTGGAAATTATGAACATCGAAGCGAAGCCCAATCTGTTGAAACAAGTGCTCCTGAATTTATGTAAGAACGGCATTGAGGCTATGAACGAAGGTGGCTCACTACATATCTCAGTTTTTCTTGAAGATGATTGGATATCCATTTGTATAAAAGACACCGGTCCAGGAATACCTGTGGAAATAGAACAACAGATATTTAATCCATTCTTCACAACAAAACCGAATGGAAACGGTCTTGGATTATTCATTTCAAGGCAGATCATTTATGAAACAGGCGGAACTCTATCATTGACTTCAGATTCATCAGGAACAACAGCGTGCATAAAATTCAAATCATATTGTAAATTTTATTAGTTGTGGAGTGAAAACTTATGTCTGTTGAAAAAGTGGTACAGCAACAAATTGAGTTTTATAACAATCAGGACTTAGATGGATTTGCAAGTACATATGCAGATGATATTACAGTGCATATATTCCCTGATAATACGATCATTTTAAATGGCAAGCAAGCACTATTTGAAAGGTATACAGAGACATTCAAAAAGAAAATGTATGCAGAAATAAAAAATCGTTCAATTGTTGGCAACAAGGTAATTGATTGGGAAATCGTAACGAATGGTCTAACTGGAGAAAGTACAAGCTTAATGGCAATATACGAAGTAGATGGTAATTTAATTTCAAAAGTTTGGTTCATTCGGGAATAAACCAATGATTACCCCGTGGTTCAGTTCAATAAAAAACGGGTAATAAAACATATGTGGGAAGTGGTATTAATAAATCAATCAGCATTAACGGAAAAACATGATTCCTATGGATTCAATGAAATCCGGGAAGGTTGTTGATTTACCATGAGCACTAAAGAAAGTACGAATCGACCTAGAGATGAAGATCTCTAGATATTGGGTAATTTCTCTTTAATATTTTAAATGAGTAATCGCTTCCCACGAAAAAAAGACCCTACAGTAAAAATCCGTAGGGTCTAAGTTTATTTCAGGTCTTGTAAACAGTGACACGCATTTTATACGCGATTATCACTTCTATCACCTTTAATGAAATACTTCCAAGTTGATCCTTAATTATTGGAATAAGTATTTCAACATCTTCTTCATCGACATTCTCTTCAAAAAAGTAGATCTCGATGATCGGCAGCCTTTTCCTTATGTTTATTGAGCCGTTTGTTTCCGTTAGTACAATAATTTATTTACAGTAATTGATACTGTTGGTTAATATAACGGGTCCTAACTTTTTTGTTATCGAGTTAGAAAGACGTACTTGTATAATAACATTTTCTAACTGTGCTGTTATTTCGTCAAACCTACCAGCCCATGTTGGACCAGCATACTCTTCAGGAGTGGGATAAAGTTTAAAACGCCAGCTAATCTCACTAGGTATAAATGCAAAGCCCTCAAAGCTATCGTAATCCCCAAAAGAGGAGGGTTCGGGAAAATGAAGAACATGAATGCTAATACTTGTACGCGGAGAACCTGCTCTCAGCTTTACTTTGTAGACTAGAGCTACTCCCTTTGCATTGCTGTAGCTATTATTTAATGGATTCAAAACTAAGCTACAAGGAAGAGAAATTGGTGAAGCAGCTTGTGATTGTGTAGGGTTTATAAGAACAGCAAATGAAAGAAATAAAACCAAAATTGATTTATTCATTTATTTCCTCCTGCAATTCATATTGGTTAAAATTTTACCCATAAATTTGTTTGTTATTCGTTAGCGGAACAGGCTACCGAGATTAAACCTGCGGTAGCCTACTGTGGTAATTTATTAAGCTGTCGTGTCCCGTTAGCTGTGGAATGCACACCATTTATGACTCATTAATCGAGTTTGCTATTTGAACTAAAACATCTGCAGTTACTATCTCTAAACGCCTGTCGCTACTCAGGATATACTGCCAACCGTCTTTATCAAAAACCAGCACGTTAAATAATCCATTTATTGGCGTTATACCATATATAGCTTTGGTTCCGTCCTGTAAAGTGTAAGTCTGCATAGTTTCACGTATCCCTGGGAACCCTTTTATTTTATATTTTTGCGGAGTTATCCTAATCATAAAATGAATCTCACCATTATTTTGATTTAGATACTCAACTTCATAATGATTGTTAATCTCATGTTTCAAGTCTTTTGAATAGGTACACCTGCCAAAACGGTGTGTAAATGTAACTGGAGGTTCTATTTTCGGTAATTTAATATCTCGCTGAAAATACTTTTGACATTCCTTTACGGACTCATTTATAGATTTGTAGCCAATATCATAATAAGGTTGTTCGAATGATGGGTTTGACGCAGCATGTAATGAATCTCTACACAGCAAAAATAAAACCATACAAAGCCATATTAATCTCAATTGCATTGCAATCATACCCCTTTGTTTGTTTTGGGTATTATGCCCTTTTATCTAAGATTAAATAACGTTCTTGGTTTAACTATACTGCCCCGTTACCTCCGTTTTATCAACGCAGCATGTGAAAAACAGAAGCTCTCATGGACATAAAGTACCATTATATGATAATGCTTGTGGTTGTTTATGAATTTTCCCTTTTTTTGGGGGAAGAATAATCATGAGGTGATTACACTCAAGCAGCAATTGAATGAGCTCATCCCGTTTGCCGGGATGAGCCGTGATTTTGCCATACATGGAAAACTTGTTCATGTGATCTTTCTTCCTTTCGCTTCTTCTGTTTTCATTTTCATCGCTTCATAATGCTTCGCAACTTCCATGCTAACCTCCGCTATTCTCCCGACGAGCATACTGGGTTCGAGGATGTCGAGCGACCTGCCGTATGGAAGAAGGAAATACGGTACATACGTCGTCAGCGACGGCTGCCCGAGTCTGAAGAGGGCTTCGCCCGGCCGCCGTTCTGCTAAGGAATGCCCGAATAGCCAATGCCTGCAAAGCTCATTCAGCACGTGTTCGTGACCCCGAATCCTTACGTAGACGAGCGATTTCGCATCCAGCGCGTCTGGGAGAAGCGAGCGCATGAGGAAGTCCTTGGCGGAAAAAGCGGCCGGCCGTTCGAAGCGGTGATCCGTCCTTCCCAACTGGACGATGCGGTCTACGCGGAAACTTCGCACCTCCTGCCGCAAGCGGCAAAAACCGACGGCGTACCAGACACCTTTCCAATGCACGATGCCGTACGGATCAAGTCCGCGTCTGCTGACTGCCGGCTCAGGGCCTTTTGCATAGTCCATGTCCAGCGACTGCCCCTGAGCCGCGGCTTCCTCCAGCAGCTGAAGCAGCTCCCGCTGCCTTGCATCGGTCGGCGTCTGAATAACGGCAAGTCCACTTTTATGGCGTTCGATTTGTTCGAATTGTTCCTCATTCGTGTACCGTTTCAGCTTGTCCACTGCGCTGGTCAGTGCATTTGTAAAAGGGTACCCTGCTGCCTGGGCGAAGACCGCCGCGTGCACGAGCGCCTTCTGCTCCTCCAAGTCGAACAGCAGCGGGGCATCGGAAAACTCGCCAAGTATCCGGTAACCCCCATTCGGACCAGAATCCGCAATGATCGGAGCGCCGCTCGCGCACAGCGAATCGATGCAGCGGTACACGGTGCGGATATGGATCTCCAGCGCGTCCGCGAGCTGCTGCGCCGTCATCCTCCGGCCCGAACGAAGCAACCACAGGATCGACAACATGTTATCCGCCTTGGACATACCACCCAACGTCTCCTTTCAACTGATCTCGGAAATGGCAGTGGATTGCTCGATACCTTTATTATAAGGCCGTTTAGGCCAAGGGTGCCAGCCCTTTCTCGACCCAAGTATCGTAAGTCGGACCGTATACTTCCGGCACGCGCAGGCCGGCCTGGCGCATTAGGACGGTCATCTGTCCACGATGATGCGCCTGGTGCATGATCGTATAGCGCAGGGAGCCGCCGTTCGGCCATACTTCGCCGGCGATCGTTTGCGACTCCAGCAGGGTAGTGTCGTTCCACTGTGTCCGCACCGCTTTCAGCAGAGCGCGGCTGATCCGCCGGTACTCCGCCACGATGAACGCCGCGGTGACTGGCGTCTCAACGCCGCCGTCGGGCGCATCGAAGGTGAGCCCCAACGTTGTCATATAGTGCGTCGAACTTACGAGGTGCCACGCGATCTGCCCAAGCGTCCGGCGCCCGTCGGAAACCTCCTGCCCGAGCGAATCGTCCGTCAGGGCCTCCATAACCCTGGCCGTCAGCTCCGCCTCACGTGTCCATTCCGCTGCAAAGTCGTCAATTTTTGTAAACATCCCTATTCCTCCGTTTCGTAATCGGCTGCTGCCTGCCCGGTTTCGTATTGCAAGCACTCCAATGATACTAAATAATCACTGACACATACGGTCAGTGATTTTTTTCATTCATATAAAGTTTCACACGACCTCATTGAACATAATTTCTCCCCGCTCCCTGTGATGCAGCCCCTTCAATAGTTATAAACGCCGAATTACGGTTTAATAGCAAAGATTCTCAATCGTTTATAATCCAAAAACCAAGCACCGTCATAAAATAAATCTTTTTGGGCTTTCGTAGCAACTTTCTCAAATACACTGCTTCGTTCGCTTTCCGACAACTCCTTGAAGAAATCATCAGCAAGTCCATCTAACCAGTGATACAGTCCATCCTTACCATCTTTCATTTTTGTTGAGCGGTCGAAATGAACTGCATAAGTTACACGAAAGCCTTGTTCTTCCAGTAAAGTGCTATATTCAGCGATACTTGGGAAATACCAGGGATTTAAAGTGCTAGCATCAATTCCATAATCTACAAACAATACTTCGCTAATTGCCTGAATTATCGTTTCAACATTACCTTTACCACCAAACTCAGCGACAAATCTGCCGTTATTATTCAAGCTATTCCATACACATGACAACACTTTCTCAGCATTCTTCATCCAATGTAAAGCTGCGTTAGAGAATACAGCATCGAACCGTTCATCAAATGTAAAATCCTCAGCATTGCCAGCGATAAACTTGATTTCTGGATAATTTTTTTGTGCTTTTTTTATCATTGTGTTAGACAAATCCAGACCTGTTACGTCCGCTCCAGTTTTTTTAATTTCAAAAGCT includes:
- a CDS encoding nuclear transport factor 2 family protein codes for the protein MSVEKVVQQQIEFYNNQDLDGFASTYADDITVHIFPDNTIILNGKQALFERYTETFKKKMYAEIKNRSIVGNKVIDWEIVTNGLTGESTSLMAIYEVDGNLISKVWFIRE
- a CDS encoding DinB family protein, which translates into the protein MFTKIDDFAAEWTREAELTARVMEALTDDSLGQEVSDGRRTLGQIAWHLVSSTHYMTTLGLTFDAPDGGVETPVTAAFIVAEYRRISRALLKAVRTQWNDTTLLESQTIAGEVWPNGGSLRYTIMHQAHHRGQMTVLMRQAGLRVPEVYGPTYDTWVEKGLAPLA
- a CDS encoding WYL domain-containing protein yields the protein MSKADNMLSILWLLRSGRRMTAQQLADALEIHIRTVYRCIDSLCASGAPIIADSGPNGGYRILGEFSDAPLLFDLEEQKALVHAAVFAQAAGYPFTNALTSAVDKLKRYTNEEQFEQIERHKSGLAVIQTPTDARQRELLQLLEEAAAQGQSLDMDYAKGPEPAVSRRGLDPYGIVHWKGVWYAVGFCRLRQEVRSFRVDRIVQLGRTDHRFERPAAFSAKDFLMRSLLPDALDAKSLVYVRIRGHEHVLNELCRHWLFGHSLAERRPGEALFRLGQPSLTTYVPYFLLPYGRSLDILEPSMLVGRIAEVSMEVAKHYEAMKMKTEEAKGRKIT
- a CDS encoding class I SAM-dependent methyltransferase, whose amino-acid sequence is MSSVHVWKSELYDNKLGYVSEFGKGVVELLNPTKGESILDLGCGTGDLAFEIKKTGADVTGLDLSNTMIKKAQKNYPEIKFIAGNAEDFTFDERFDAVFSNAALHWMKNAEKVLSCVWNSLNNNGRFVAEFGGKGNVETIIQAISEVLFVDYGIDASTLNPWYFPSIAEYSTLLEEQGFRVTYAVHFDRSTKMKDGKDGLYHWLDGLADDFFKELSESERSSVFEKVATKAQKDLFYDGAWFLDYKRLRIFAIKP
- a CDS encoding ATP-binding protein is translated as MTTLRAKFEKEFLLNKNPIITELLLDRFMNLSSEFMCITTLEEGQIIFVNHTFLDRVGYDKEHVLDSSVVCLNLWENPNNRDSFIKLLLKNGSVEDFEQNFRDKHGRIVTYILSAEIITLFGVSCILTFGRDVSKKTSLEEFHHIQMVEELRQTVQALNGLIIKMKLREDGQLVYVLAEGKIAEEVGYTTANSYGKTVDELFPGLMEIEGSYFNQALQGQVVSFEIELGQRMLLKTLYPYREHNRITGILVSAVDITERKNLERLLQISELNSALGQLAAGAAHEIRNPLTSIQGFVQLLGEMTEKHGLIKGKEYVNLILTELTRINHLVTEMLWLQKPKEDKQELFNVLTLINEILPLIKMEANLKSIQVITDLDLEIMNIEAKPNLLKQVLLNLCKNGIEAMNEGGSLHISVFLEDDWISICIKDTGPGIPVEIEQQIFNPFFTTKPNGNGLGLFISRQIIYETGGTLSLTSDSSGTTACIKFKSYCKFY